Proteins from one Hoplias malabaricus isolate fHopMal1 chromosome 2, fHopMal1.hap1, whole genome shotgun sequence genomic window:
- the LOC136687237 gene encoding sterile alpha motif domain-containing protein 3-like, translating into MLTNMAASAVLRVILGENDSSKVTLPFGIPDSVEELKNEIQRQCEVSGDFRLQYKDTDFDEFINLTSTSDIQNKATFKVIYLPSAISTSSSCLSSRASSQDEIRSMSSDTNILSSSESSSPLSSLRCEPWPDIFSVPKFVYDVEIQLQRANGDFESSSTLFSPSPKMKSDILESLASQIIKFKAYPSDSEFDAVAEALVKMHPCLREQGSVTGFFGWKISLKYKMANYRTKLRNIGCSELNVNSLKRSGQRTSPNQVKKARRAEVNYYPDYPAGQTKESLEQERLSLLSEVKKKNNEQMIKEKMEKTFAYRRQEVIENKPFIADFKRRWPALFSEREVEAEFTRITTVPLRSKFMQQLDHHSSQLLKVFVRKGGAAG; encoded by the exons ATGTTGACCAATATGGCTGCTTCAGCTGTGCTTCGTGTCATCCTAGGAGAAAATGACTCTTCAAAAGTAACCCTGCCTTTTGGAATACCAGACTCTGTTGAGGAACTTAAAAATGAGATACAGAGACAATGTGAGGTTTCAGGAGACTTTAGATTGCAATACAAGGACACTGATTTTGATGAGTTTATAAACCTGACCTCCACCTCAGACATTCAAAACAAGGCTACATTTAAAGTGATTTACCTACCAAGTGCCATATCTACAAGTAGCTCTTGTCTGTCTTCACGGGCATCCAGCCAGGATGAGATCAGATCCATGTCATCTGACACAAACATTCTCTCCTCTTCTGAGTCGTCATCACCGTTGTCTTCCCTCAGATGTGAGCCATGGCCAGACATCTTTTCTGTGCCAAAGTTTGTATATGATGTAGAGATCCAGCTGCAGCGTGCAAATGGTGACTTTGAAAGCAGTAGTACCCTCTTCAGTCCAAGTCCAAAAATGAAGTCTGACATTCTTGAAAGTTTGGCATCACAAATCATCAAATTTAAAGCTTATCCCTCAGATTCAGAATTTGATGCAGTAGCTGAAGCACTAGTGAAGATGCACCCATGTTTAAGAGAGCAAGGTTCTGTTACAGGCTTCTTTGGGTGGAAAATTAgtttgaaatataaaatggcAAATTACCGCACTAAGCTGCGAAACATTGGTTGTTCAGAGCTTAATGTCAATTCTCTCAAGCGCAGTGGACAACGCACCTCTCCGAATCAAGTTAAGAAAGCTAGAAGAGCAGAGGTGAACTACTATCCAGACTATCCTGCAGGACAAACCAAAGAGAGCCTAGAGCAGGAAAGGCTTTCACTCTTGTCtgaagtaaaaaagaaaaacaatgaacagATGATTAAGGAGAAAATGGAAAAGACATTTGCTTACAGGCGGCAAGAGGTGATTGAAAACAAGCCTTTCATTGCAGATTTCAAAAGAAGGTGGCCAGCTCTCTTTTCTGAACGTGAG GTTGAAGCAGAGTTTACTCGTATCACCACTGTCCCACTAAGATCGAAGTTCATGCAGCAGCTAGACCATCACTCCTCCCAGTTGCTGAAAGTCTTTGTAAGAAAAGGAGGAGCTGCTGGATGA